The Pseudomonadota bacterium genome segment CGCGTCTCGAAGGCTACGTGTGCGCCCCCGCCATCAAGGCCCCCATGGCGGTCTGACGTGGAGATCTGCCTGGTGGCGGCCCTGAGCCGTCGCAACGCCATCGGCCTCGACAACCGTCTGCTCTGGCATCTCCCTCGGGATATGCGTCACTTCAAGTCG includes the following:
- a CDS encoding dihydrofolate reductase, encoding MEICLVAALSRRNAIGLDNRLLWHLPRDMRHFKS